From Macaca mulatta isolate MMU2019108-1 chromosome 3, T2T-MMU8v2.0, whole genome shotgun sequence, the proteins below share one genomic window:
- the LOC114669803 gene encoding uncharacterized protein LOC114669803 gives MAASTMSLCSSDLSYSSRVCLPRSGDSCTDSSWQVDDCPESCCEPPCCTPSCCAPAPCLTLVCTPVSCVSSPCCQVVCEPSPCQSGCTSSCTSSCCQQSSCQPACCTSSPCQQACCVPVCCKPVCCKPVCCVPTCSGDSSSCCQRSTCQPACCTSSPCQQACCVPVCCKPVKSFCCVPVCSGASSLCCQQSSCQPACCTTSCCRPSSSVSLLCRPVCSSTGCVPVPSCCAPTSSCQPSCCHPASCVSLLCRPTCSRPAC, from the exons ATGGCCGCATCCACCATGTCCCTCTGCTCCAGTGATCTGAGCTATAGCAGCCGGGTCTGCCTGCCCAGATCCGGTGACTCTTGCACTGATTCCTCCTGGCAGGTGGACGACTGCCCAGAGAGCTGCTGTGAGCCCCCCTGCTGCACCCCCAGCTGCTGCGCCCCAGCCCCCTGCCTGACCCTGGTCTGCACCCCAGTGAGCTGTGTGTCCAGCCCCTGCTGCCAGGTGGTCTGTGAGCCCAGCCCCTGCCAATCAGGCTGCACCAGCTCCTGCACGTCCTCGTGCTGCCAGCAGTCTAGCTGCCAGCCAGCTTGCTGCACCTCCTCCCCCTGCCAGCAGGCCTGCTGTGTGCCCGTCTGCTGCAAGCCTGTGTGCTGCaagcctgtgtgctgtgtgcccACCTGCTCTGGGGATTCCTCTTCATGCTGCCAGCGGTCTACCTGCCAGCCGGCTTGCTGCACCTCCTCCCCCTGCCAGCAGGCCTGCTGTGTGCCCGTCTGCTGCaagcctgt CAAGTCCTTctgctgtgtgcctgtgtgctCTGGGGCTTCCTCACTGTGCTGCCAGCAGTCTAGCTGCCAGCCGGCTTGCTGCACCACCTCCTGCTGCAGAccctcctcctctgtgtccctCCTCTGCCGCCCCGTGTGCAGCTCCACCGGCTGCGTGCCCGTCCCCTCCTGCTGtgcccccacctcctcctgccaGCCCAGCTGCTGCCACCCGGCCTCCTGCGTGTCCCTCCTCTGCCGCCCCACGTGCTCCCGCCCGGCCTGCTGA
- the LOC711986 gene encoding uncharacterized protein LOC711986: MWALEQQDQEGYKSRRAPRSSHTHTLTHSHTHSLTPPPAHLPNPSMAASTMSVCSSTYSDSWQVDDCPESCCEPPCCAPSCCAPAPCLTLVCTPVSCVSSPCCQAACEPSPCQSGCTSSCTPSCCQQSSCQPACCTSSPCQQVCCVPICCKPVCCKPACCVPVCCKPVCCVPVCSGASSLCCQQSSCQPACCTTSCCRPSSSVSLLCRPVCRSTCCVPVSSCCTPTSSCQPSCCRPASCVSLFCCPTCSRPAC; the protein is encoded by the exons ATGTGGGCCCTGGAACAACAAGACCAGGAGGGGTATAAAAGCCGGAGAGCCCCACGAagctcacacactcacacactcactcactcccaCACTCACTCCCTCACACCTCCTCCAGCTCACCTCCCCAACCCCAGCATGGCCGCATCTACCATGTCCGTCTGCTCCAGCACTTACTCTGACTCCTGGCAGGTGGACGACTGCCCAGAGAGCTGCTGTGAGCCCCCCTGCTGTGCCCCCAGCTGCTGTGCCCCGGCCCCATGCCTGACCTTGGTCTGCACCCCAGTGAGCTGTGTGTCCAGCCCCTGCTGCCAGGCGGCCTGTGAGCCCAGCCCCTGCCAATCAGGCTGCACCAGCTCCTGCACACCCTCATGCTGCCAGCAGTCCAGCTGCCAGCCGGCTTGCTGCACCTCCTCCCCCTGCCAGCAGGTGTGCTGCGTGCCCATCTGCTGCAAGCCTGTGTGCTGCaagcct GCCTGCTGTGTGCCTGTCTGCTGCAAGCCCGTctgctgtgtgcctgtgtgctCTGGGGCTTCCTCTCTGTGCTGCCAGCAGTCTAGCTGCCAGCCGGCTTGCTGCACTACCTCCTGCTGCAGAccctcctcctctgtgtccctCCTCTGCCGCCCCGTTTGCAGGTCCACCTGCTGCGTGCCCGTCTCCTCCTGCTGTacccccacctcctcctgccaGCCCAGCTGCTGCCGCCCGGCCTCCTGCGTGTCCCTCTTCTGCTGCCCCACGTGCTCCCGCCCGGCCTGCTGA